The genomic region ACTGGGCCGTGCTTATGCTGAAGTGCTTTGAGACCCCAGCCCAGAGCCGCAGTGGGGAGGGCGGGCAGTGTCCACGTGGCCACGGCTGTCTGGATCTGCCCCATCTTGGCCCCAGGCCAGCCCGCCTAGTCCTCCTTAGGCCTCTCCACAGTAAGAATCGTGTCCACAATGGCAGGCTGCCGCTCAGGGTCGCCAAAGGGCTGCTTCTCACGGTTCTGCTCTGCCCTGGTGCGCGTCCAGGAGGGTGAGCGCAGACAGCTGGCTCGGGGCAGTGGGTGTAGGCCTGGTGGGAACATGGGCTGGGTCAGTGTGGCTCACCAGTCACTCCTGCATCTACTGCCTGGCCTGTTTGTGCCTCTAGCATGGCGTCCAGCCACAGTTTGGGGGCCCCCTGGTACCAGCAACGTGTGCACGTGGGTCTGGGTGCAGCCTGGGCATTGGCTTTCCTGATGCTTCCAGAAGGGTCCCCATGCAGCCAGGGTCCCGCCCTGGTTGTGAGCCTGGCTTTGGAGCCATTGTGGGTGGGCAGTAGGGAGGGAGGAAGGTCTCTGGGCCCCCACACTCCCAGTGCCTTGCATGCCATTTCTTTGGTCAGTGGGGTCCAGTGCTTCCCAGGAACTGAGCTGAGGAGCAGCCAGGGCTGGCTAATGCCACCCCTTTTGTACTCTGCCTTGTAATTAAATCCGCATAGTGAATTCTACtacggggaggggggggggggcctgTGGCTGTGGCCTTTTGCTGGTGTTTGAAAACTGAAATTGAGGAGGGGCAGACAATTCCTTAAAGTTAGCAGAAGGATGTATAAAGTGCAGAAGCAGTGAGTGAAATGGTGCCATGTCGACAAACATGCATTAGAAAGGAAATCATTTTCTAGACCAGGTCTTCAGGGAGTGGTGCTGGGTGGTCTCAGGCCCCGGGGCCTCCCCATAACACTCCCGGTGG from Muntiacus reevesi chromosome 2, mMunRee1.1, whole genome shotgun sequence harbors:
- the DBNDD1 gene encoding dysbindin domain-containing protein 1 isoform X2 codes for the protein MSDQELAEVFADSDDENVAGDSHAGLHPLPRASCLRSPSWTRTRAEQNREKQPFGDPERQPAIVDTILTVERPKED